A single region of the Eleginops maclovinus isolate JMC-PN-2008 ecotype Puerto Natales chromosome 4, JC_Emac_rtc_rv5, whole genome shotgun sequence genome encodes:
- the LOC134863507 gene encoding zinc finger MYM-type protein 6-like, translating into MCEEFLFCKPLPGRTTGVEIFKALDDFFTEHNISWQRCVALCSDGARAMSGSKTGLFAHVRRVAPGVIWTHCLIHREALASKDLSVELSGVFDVVVKTVNFIKRNALNTRLFSSLCHDLGSEHSSLLYHSEVRWLSRGAVLARVFELRGAIYEFLCEKHSDLASNFNDSYWLTKLAYLTDVFAELNKLNSSMQGRDANVMQLYEKLDAFVKKMSKWIERVESNNLAMFPSVEEYPDSTDINDTICEHLRKLVRQFAKYFTDSEEWRRDSKWILLPFSDDASVGSSLTAVEEDKLIEMSTDSVRRHMYDTQPLVKFWISCQTEFPQLAAKAMRCLLPFPTTYLCESGFSTLAYLKNKYRARLDPENDMRLSLSTISPRIDRLCGLHHTQISH; encoded by the coding sequence atgtgcgaggaatttcttttttgcaaaccactgcccgggcgaactaccggtgtagaaatatttaaagcactggacgattttttcacggagcacaatatctcgtggcagaggtgcgttgcattatgcagcgatggggcccgagccatgagtggcagcaagactggactgtttgcgcatgtaaggagggtggctccgggggtaatttggacacactgcctgattcatagagaggctctcgcctccaaagatctcagtgttgagctcagtggtgtgtttgatgtcgttgtcaagacggtcaacttcataaaacgaaacgcattgaatacacgcctgttttcatccctatgccatgacttgggaagtgaacacagctctctcctttatcattcagaggtgcgttggctgtctcgcggcgctgtgctcgcccgtgtgtttgaactacgcggagctatctacgagttcttgtgcgagaagcattctgatctggcttccaatttcaacgatagttactggttaactaagctggcgtacctcacagatgtttttgcagagctgaacaagttgaacagctccatgcaagggagagatgcaaacgtcatgcagctctacgagaagctcgacgcatttgtgaaaaaaatgtcaaagtggatcgaacgagtggagagcaataacttggcgatgtttccttcagttgaggaataccctgacagcactgacatcaacgacactatatgtgagcatttgaggaagcttgtgcgtcaattcgcaaagtacttcactgattcggaagagtggcgccgtgacagcaagtggatcctgctcccattcagtgacgatgcatcagtagggtcaagtctgacggctgtggaagaggataagctgattgagatgtccacagactctgtcaggaggcatatgtacgacacacagccccttgttaaattctggataagttgccagacagaatttccacagcttgctgcaaaagcaatgaggtgtcttttgccctttccaaccacatacctgtgtgagagtggtttttctacactggcgtacttaaagaataagtacagggctaggcttgatccagagaatgacatgagactgtctctgtctaccatttcgccacgaatagacaggctgtgtggacttcaccacacccagatatcacactga